The Dermacentor silvarum isolate Dsil-2018 chromosome 3, BIME_Dsil_1.4, whole genome shotgun sequence region gaatCGATATTGCCGAAAAAAGGCTGCACTGATCGAGCAGCTTTGAACGGCGGAAGTGCGTCTTGAAATATTTTGTAGGCGAGGAGCCGAACGATCAGGAACGTAGTACGTCCATTACGTATTATCTCCACGTTATTGACTTGGTAATGCAGGCTTTTGAGGGGAAAGTCGGTATACACAGCATTCGACCCTATAGACCAACACTTCCGAACCGCCTATGGGACTGTCCCGGACTTCCAGCCATACGGGGGCACCGCCTAAATCAGCGGACAAAAATTAATTCGCCCTCCACTGCATCTACAATATACATGTGTCGCATTTTGCTGTGCCTTTGTGATTTTATATTCGAAGCTGGTCTTCATGGCCGATCGTAATCTTCTTTGCCAATGAAACTAGAGGGTAgacatttttcaagcgaagcttgcacagatttcggtggtgtccgtgtacgcaaaaagctatcatcatcagcattggatcgagcgtcgtcatctgcttccgcagctggctcattggcgcccctcggttagccctcgtgctcggcacacgctcgtgtcactgctcccgcgttcgtcgtcctcttccacatctggctgcgttgtcgctcatcattttagcgtagaatttcagttctcttctgtcgtcgtaatggggaggccgcgtttacgggggtatgagtcattgcttaagggggtatgatccattcattaCCTTACgtaacagatttaattttgaagctatTTAATTACAAAGAATCgtaagcggcaatggcgggcgaatgctgctaaccatgccgcctAGCAAACACAACACATCTAACGCAAGCGACAACCtgggactgcgggcataccgtaagtgagtgagtgaaataactttattgaggtccagagaagacacaggggacaccccgcgccacccggctagtcccacgtagggaccggcaagccgagcttgacggcccgatcgcgggcactctggacggccagggtttggtcgttgagttcggggctgcccaaaagcgcagcccctatcctcgctgaaggcgtaGCCGATgccttcacactcccacaacacatggttaaatgttgccgttagtccacaggcagggcagtccgcactgggatacctttcagggtatatagcgtgaagaacagcaaggttaggatacgcacgagcttgtaaaagtcgaatgGTCAGCGCCCGCGCCCTGCagaaggcagggtgcgggagggggaatacccgtcttgacagataataatgcttggtgatctcattatacgtcatcaatggttccccgcggggtagggggactgcggaggcggcgcggtcagtgagtcctcgcgcggcctcgtgcgcgctctcgttatagggttagagggagagccctcagtcgaccccaagggagcgggaaaccaaatgagagaatccggagagatacttttcaagctttggagaatgcgaagggcctgaggggagaccatcccggtttggtaggcttTAATGACCctcttagaatcgctatatattacctctctgcgaccatcgagcacagccagcgcgattgcaacctgttcggctactaatggcttcgaagtgcgtactgtagcgcagcaagtgatcctggaattatAGTCGACGATgcagacggcgaacgcctcttgttggacatattcCGCGgtatccacgaagcttgcctcaatgtggttgttacggacatgttcgagtagagctctacccatggcccgacgtctgccgacgttctgtgcggggtgcatattgcggggaatgggcgcgatgtgcagtTGAAATCTGATGTCActgggaatccgcacggcgtcggggcactggtcgacagggtagaggtccatctcatcgagtatcttgcggcccgccggggtgccggatagcctgagcagctctgaacgctcttgcgcctctattatttcttcgaacgtgttgtgtactccgagctttaacaggtattctgtgtgagtgctcacaggtaagccgagggcaagcttgaagacctttctgatgagggaatttaacttgttcctctctgcaacatgccaattatgcatggctgccgagtatgaaaggtggcagagcacaaaagcatgtataatgcggatgagattgtcttccttgattccccggtgcctgttggcgatcctccggatgaggccgagagcactctccgttttggcgatgatccttctgagtgcggcaccattggcaccgttagactcgatatacatccccaatattaggagcgagtccactctggcaaccggggacccgtcaccaaagaaaagccgtatttcgctttcggacgccggtttccaatcacgatggccaccacctctgggtcttttcttgtagagaagtagctcagacttgtttggagaacatctgagcccagtggggcgtaggaagtgctcggtcgcatcgatggcgctctgcatggcgtcctcaacttggccgtcactcccgccaacacaccagatggtgatgtcatctgcgtagatggtatggttgattccttgaatcttagcgagctccttggaaagcccgatcattgcgatgttgaataatgttggcgagatgactgagccctgaggcgtgaATCTTTATTCATTTGAATCTTTATTGTGAAGTAAATGCGCTAGTGATGCAATCTGTTTTCTAGCTTTGCAGTCAGTATGAGTACAGCGGGAGCCTTGGAAACTTAATGCAGACTGTCCTCCTAAACCTATAAAGCGCGTAACGCCTGTACTGCCAGAGAAGCCCTATATATCACACGACCTGGAAGCAGCTATGCTCAATCGCAAAGTGACCCGTGCGCTTTTCATGAAGGTTGTGATCCTTGGATTGCAGCATCATacagaaagaataaaaaatatctagagagagagagagaacgtttATTTGGGCCATCGAAATCGCTGCTCTTGAGGTCAAGTGGGTGATGTCCttattccaggactccactggccatggctgctcgacgaactttctggacgagagcttcttgtcctgCCATCCAGTGCTTCCAATGATAGCATTTCAAAGATTTCTCTGCGAGCAGTTCAGACAGTAGTGAACACCGCTTGCGGCAACTAATATAAGACAAACCTCGAAGTTAATTACCTGATGAAGCTAACTTACGTGTTTCGCACGCAGAGTCTGTCTTAAATATCTAAGGCAATTTTAGGAGTTGCGTCGCCAGACCTTGTTACGGGGTTCTTGTAGCTCAGGTTGGGCTCCGTAGCTTATGAAGGCGGCGAGCAAGGCATGTCCCTGGCTATGGAGCAGCGAAAATTCAACACGGGCACAAATGCGTAGCCAGATCGACAAATATGTTCACGCGCTGTGTTGCTTCGAATGTACTGACACGTACTCTGCAAGCGTGATGATATTACCGAGTTAAGGAATGTTATCTTTGGGACCGCGCGAGCAACAGTATACGGTTGTATCAAAGGTGGGCAAAATTAGTGAATGCTTGCTCTATCTCTCTCACTCATCACTCACCACTCTCAGTTACTCAAGTCAACCCAGACtcatcggtatatatatatatatatatatatatatatatatatatatatatatatatatatatactcagcTTCAGACTCCAGTTAACAGTGCCaatagtatacagggtgtctgTTTAGACGATACATGCATGTATATATCTTTTAATAAACGGTAATGGGTAGAGATAATTGTATAACTGAGCTATGGGTAGAGGTAAGAGCTAACGTCAACTTTGTTTAGACTCGCCATCGTCACTGCAGCTGAAGAGGCGGCCATTGTTCATGCCCTCGCTTCTAAACCACACCAAGAACATGTCACCGTGATCTTGTTGTGGTCTTGGCGTGATTCACAAGCTATGTGTACAACTTCATCCGAGGCCGACGCTCCATTGCCACCCATCGCACCCTTCGTCGAGCTATCTTCATACCACCCAGCATGGACATCGTATGGACTGCAGGCCACGGATCGCTTCGCGAAAATCGGAGCCCTAGCTGTCGCCAGAGCCTGTCGCCCGGGCGCCGCATTAAGAAGTAGATATAGCTTGTGGGCGTTGTAGTGCATAAGCCATGACATTACGTGGTAGTATCCCTGCAATGACCGACGCATCATAAAATGTGCTACGTTGAGTTTCATACCTCAAAATTGTGATTTCAGCGCGGGAAACTTAACACACAGCCGGAGTGAGTTGTCAACTGTGCGTAGTTAAAAAAACAATTattaattaattgattaattCATTACTACATTAAGTCTTAAATCTCAtagcatttatttgttttctttttgtacaaaTGTACTTTCCTTCGACAAAAATAAAGGTTAAATAGCTGTTCTAATTCACACTGAAGTAAAACTGCGTTTCGGCTTAGGTCAAGTTGTGACTTGTgtggtgcataaacataaacattgagCAGAATGACAATGAGGGCTGTTGTATGTTGTAGATTGTATTGTACTCGATGCGATACTACAAAAAGATCATACGCGTTGTATTTAATTTTATAGCAATTCCTCCACCGCTTTACTAAAGCCTTGCCTTGCATAAATTACACCACGTGCATTGCCCATGAATAACCTTCCTATTTTAGATTGTATTACCATGTACCTGCTTCGTGGGAAATCCTCCGTTGAGAGCATTTAAGAAATTTAAATTCGTGGCCAAATCCACGATATGATCATGAGAAGCGCTATagagtgggggacttcggatttaattttgaccagctgggattctttaacgtgcaccgaatgtaCGCCAAacgggcgcttttgcatcgaaatgcggccgccgcgtccgcAGTTTCGGTCCGCGCTCTCGTaattagcagcgcaatgccactgCGCCACCACGACAGGACACCGGTTGTGGGTATGTGTCGATGTCAGGAATGCTGAGCATCGTCGATCATCAGCAGCAGAAGCGTGGCTCGCGCGTCTCGCGTGTGGCCGCGTGGCACGCGGCAGTCCCATTCGGCCCTTGTCCTATAAGCGGAAGGCGAGGAAAGGCGACATGGCTGCGGTGAACGTAGCAGCTTTGCTGTTCATCGTCATGTACTACTTCGCAGTCGTGGTCGTCGGCGTCTGGGGAGGCCGCAAGGGGGCCCCGACTGAGGGCCACTCGATCGGCTCGCACGGATTACGCGTATCCAAGCGGAagagcgacgacgacgacttccTGCTCAGGCTGTTCGTCGCCAACCGGGAGTTGCCGCGGCTGCTCGGCGTCGCGTCTATGACCGGTGAGTAAAATGACAGTGTTGTATATTGCGCGTTCATGGCCTCCAAGATACCGCGCGCTGGTTGTCGTGCACAAATCTCGGAGGCGCTGGCTAGACCAGGGCCTCTTAGACTGCGCGCGCTGGGAGCTTTAGCGACGGCCGTGCATTCAGCGCGTTCCCCAGTAAAAAAGTGTAATATGACGAGTGCATTTGGTGGCCCCGAGTGGCGCTGTTAGACGGGGatggatagggagcctacatgcaagcagcGCTTGGATGTAGGCTCGCTTGGATGTAGGCTACCTAGAGATGGAAGCGAATGGAAGCATTAAtgggtcagcagtcgagataagctaGATCCGTGTAATCTAGAATGGCATAAGCTAGaatggccgcgcgactggccgctcgaggcactttgcgtgcatttgcgggcttctttcacgcttggaaaaacacttttatgtagcacgtattgagcaccagaaagctgtatcggtagtttttcatgttgctctacaaatttctcattgacactttgataattgggacagtactgctcgagttagataattaattacaattacctaattaaatttcagtagcgcaaaaattactggcggcaactccactgcactggaaaaaATACACaccaggtttgcttcgcgtaacgccgttcctctttttttaaatcgtgctgcgtgatagctgggacaccctgtataccaaaATACTTGGGGACCCTCACGGCAAAGCCGTCGGCGAAAATtcgactgtccatataattgctatcgcaataagaataACTGGCGATTTTTTTCCATTAGCTACCCGGAGATTGTGATTTCGTACGCAGATAATTTGCGCCTTTGCAGGAATGCATCTACGGATGCGGTACAACGGCGTCACAAGGCGATTTAAAGAATATATGTGCGTTATAAGTAAATACAAAATAAGAGAACGAAAAACTGGGGCACATATGCAGTGCACTATATTTTGTAAAGCGTTTCTAGAACTTCTTAAGTCTTAAGTTTTCGATAGATGTCCACCCGATTCTAATTAGTATTCTTGCTGTTACAGCAACCTGGGTTGGAGGCGGCTATCTGAATGGCACTGCCGAGGCAGTCTACAAGTACGGCATCGTCAACTGCCAAGCTCCGATTGGCTACGCGATGAGCCTGGTTCTTGGTAAGTTTATGGCCGCCATCCTGCTCCTGTGAATAGAGGGCGCGCCGCACAGCGGCTGTAATGTTGTAATGGATGCCAAACATTCACCCACCCAGGTAGGCAGGACCGTAGGGAACGTCCAGCGGCCTTCCATAGGCACTAGGTTTTCAAAGTTGAGGGGAATGCTAACTCATCAGTGGTCGAGACTAGCAAGAGACACTCGGAGTActggtgaacaaaaaaaaaaaaaaaaaaaaaaaaagccggcagattgcacgccctgtgggaatctatgttatgcgaagtTGTGTGCGGggagcataccaagttaacgaaacgaccatgaaagcaccaagacgtaggctgatctttcatgacctacatgacacgcatgccatgacattcatgtcatgagtcctcaggagtccctttagctacacctaagagaccttaaggcgaaagcattagtcatgctcatgattgtgacttcgaccatcaaccttgagcattttccttcacttaatagtacatccgaacccattccattggtttttgagtgttaatctttttcgctgagttattctCATTTTAGCTGACTCATGGGCATGACTATTCCTTCTActacaatcctttagtgtttctttcacttagtgcccatgcccgaaaccatttcagtggtttttgagtattaatcttttttcgctgagtcattgtcatttctgctgccacatgctgatgactatgacttctaccatcatcctttaatgtttaattcacttagtacacatgtccgaactcatttcaatggtttctgagtgttaatcttttttcgctgagtcattgtcatttttgttcagtCATGGCCGGTCacgactatcacttctaccatcatcctttaatgtttccttcgctaagtacccacgtcagaacccatttcagtgacttttgagtgttaatgttctttcgctgagtgattgtgatttttgctcagtcatggtaatgactatgacttctaccatcatcctttagtgttttcttcccttagtgcccacgttccaacccattccagtggttcttgagtgttattcttttttcgctgagtcactgtcattttcgcttagtcatgctcatggctatgacttctacaagcatcctttagtgtttctctcactttgacccacgtccgaacccatttcagtggtttttgagtgttatttctttttcgctgtgtcattatcATGACCTACCATGTAcgttcatcatacactcctgtcatactatgtcaatttcggtacctaccaagttaacgaaacgaccatgagagcaccaagacgtaggcggctctttcataagatacatgacacgcatgtcatgacattcatgtcatggcatataatttatgttcgtcatatacttttgtcatagtatgccaattttggtgcataccaagttaacgaaacgaccatgagagcacaaagacgtaggcggccagatagatagatagatagatagatagatagatagatagatagatagatagatagatagatagatagatagatagatagatagatagatagatagatactgtcaaagtagcaaatgttcgccaagaaatgcttcacatttaaaaaataTCGGGAAGAGATTGAACCGGcatcgttacaggcataggtaagtTTACAATACAAATATAGAGGTTTAACGAAGAGGAAGTTAGACAGAGGCAAAATGGTAGACTTCAATAGGTGTAGTAAAACGTTATTAGCTCACGCATGCTGAGTAAATATTTGTCACCGGCCCTTTTATAGGGGATTCCGTCCGAAATCATCATCTTATGCGTATGAAGCATGCGAAAAGTTTCTACACCTCTGAATGCGAAGCCACCACTTCGCTCGGCGCAAGCTTTCGTgccaaatgtcatgaaacaaaacacccacagcgcatgccttttttgttaaaacttctcagactgaaatattaaaagtacgaaaaacattgtcgcagtttcacccgaaaggcgaagcatcaattgcaatagcaaattagtagagagctatacggagtaaggatagtagttttatcagctgtataaacttggacatgcagcagcaccagcaacgcgcagaactgttgtccacgccgtcggcgttttgcccgcgtttgcaccgaacgcgcgaggcgttttttatataaatatacatttggtgccacagctaaacgtcgcgtcccctccctccctcccgtccccccacagcctttcgcgcgacggataaagtcgcgtttgcgctctataaatggaaaggaggaaatagacgcttaattctgcagcccttcagggagcacggcgcagaacgcgcgtttgctctccgacgcgcgttcgctccccgtgaaagcgcgcgtccctcgcgccctttcactcgcacatacagcgtccggagcgcggcgacgatttcatcgccgttgacgtcatacggaacctcacggcgacggcgacgccaatggcagaaatccgcttttagagtgtccatataattgcgcaataaaattaatgagccattccactctgtgatgGTGGATGACCAGTGGAGCACACGACACAGATGTGACAGCCCCTGttagcaatatttagaattcttgttttattttttttttcatttttgcggcaaggtactaaagctacgaagctgcggtttaaaactaataaaggtacatgaataaaattttacgtcctaaatggaaattccttaaactctactttatccaaaattttgcttccttgagcatgtagttgccgggctgtttacaacagaagattgcgatatttggcaattttcagaAGCAAATTATCAAAAAAGTTAAAATTCTAAATTATTTTGCTACATCTAGGAAccagataaatatgtcctaaatctacagagcaagccgcaatgcagtaagtgcggtattttattctaaatatggtcacaagtaagacacagttcgcaaaaaccatgtatctcatgcttgttcttgaacatttatttctaaatcacaataatcaatttctttatattatatatagttggaatctacaagagctttttatggtatataccacaactttatatcctaagtaaaagagccgccacggttactccaaaagtactgaaaacgaggggctcgtgccgccggagtggaaccaccaccttaagcgtcctccaatttttttactTCTGAGCGTGGGGTGTATCAACGATTCCAGCGATGCCCTCTCTCTTCTGCGCAGGCGGCGCTTTCTTCGCGAACAAGATGCGGCTGACAGATTCGCTGACGATGCTGGATCCGTTCCAGACGCACTACGGCCGCTGGACGGGACTGATGTTCTGTGTGCCGGCCGTGCTGGGCGAGATATTCTGGACGGCTGCCATACTAGCGGCTCTGGGCAAGTGGCTGTGCGCGCTCTTCGCGGTGATGTGGCGGCTGCGACATATACCGCTGTTGAGCTATACAGGGAGTTCGAgggcctgctgagcacgaggtcgcgggatcgaatcccggccacggaggccgcatttcgatgggggcgaaatgcgaaaacacctgtgtacttagatttaggtgcacgttaaagaactccaggtggtccaaatttccaaagtcccgcactacggcgtgcctcataatcagatcgtggttatggcacgtaaagccccatgatttcgtttttttttttttttttgagttcgAGGGTTACATTACCCGAATGCTAAGAAAAATGGCACTTTCGTCTGTGTCAGAGCTGTGACA contains the following coding sequences:
- the LOC119445064 gene encoding high-affinity choline transporter 1 produces the protein MAAVNVAALLFIVMYYFAVVVVGVWGGRKGAPTEGHSIGSHGLRVSKRKSDDDDFLLRLFVANRELPRLLGVASMTATWVGGGYLNGTAEAVYKYGIVNCQAPIGYAMSLVLGGAFFANKMRLTDSLTMLDPFQTHYGRWTGLMFCVPAVLGEIFWTAAILAALGKWLCALFAVMWRLRHIPLLSYTGSDTASVIIRVDSRYFIIISALIVFFYTSLGGLFSVTYTDGFQLATTAILLVSRTLRVTPT